In a genomic window of Zerene cesonia ecotype Mississippi chromosome Z, Zerene_cesonia_1.1, whole genome shotgun sequence:
- the LOC119835610 gene encoding V-type proton ATPase 116 kDa subunit a1-like, whose translation MGCMLRSDPMSFCEIFLQPETAFEILSRMGETGNVQFLDMTPDVKPFNRSYIMELCRCVEMERKLLYMESEMLKDEINIPDIEKEPKALPLNEMKSLENLLEKWESEVQDMSDNQVSLMKNYMELTEMYYVLSHIGNLLGDAELTTESLFGKAAAGDAVLSGRLTVMCGVVRRSRCFPFEIMLWRVSRGNIYYRQAPEDAILHDPQTGQEIRKVAFLAIFQGEALNARMEKVCSGFRVNIYPCPETLDERMDMLHKLDIRIGDLEKVIKKTKYHRCKALRTVAKQWQAWLCQIKKSKAIYHTMNMFSLDITRKCLIGQCWVPDMDLPGIREMLETCSEEMESNVSSFISVTETQEEPPTYHRTNKFTKGFQALINAYGDSTYGELNPGLYTVITFPFLFSVMFGDVCHGVILLSFAGWMVSVEKKHMGRPSSNEIWNIFFGGRYVILMMGLFTLFTGFLYNVYFSKSITLMTPYWKNTFSKEDIEQSQYLTLNPVFETNHPYVFGVDPLWALAKNKIMYLNSLKMKLSIIIGIVHMIFGLSLSLFNHLYFKRHYAIYLQFIPQMMFLCGLFFWLVILMYMKWYMFSGKSTDIKTGAGCAPLILILFIDMVLISTSKPVEEECDAYMFEGQEGFQRMLVIISLLCVPIILFGSPVYLNNINKKKREEAMKKISQFRRYQRRDSDKKEEALILAELAKYSHSFGELMIHQAVHTIEFVLSTISHTASYLRLWALSLAHEQLSEMLWIMILAKLALRDTSVSGGIKLFFIFAIWAVFTLSILVVMEGLSAFLHTLRLHWVEFMSKFYTGSGYPFKPFSFRALLYGDSKDDKPDAICKKRVKSER comes from the exons ATGGGGTGCATGCTACGAAGCGATCCTATGtcattttgtgaaatatttctgCAACCAGAAACTGCATTCGAAATTCTGTCCAGGATGGGAGAAACTGGGAATGTACAGTTTTTGGAT ATGACTCCCGACGTGAAACCGTTTAATCGATCTTATATAATGGAGCTGTGTAGATGCGTTGAGATGGAACGAAAACTGCTCTATATGGAAAGCGAAATGCTCAAAGATGAGATAAACATACCGGATATAGAAAAAGAGCCTAAAGCTCTACCTCTCAATGAAATGAAGTCGCTGGAG AATTTACTCGAAAAATGGGAAAGTGAGGTGCAAGATATGTCCGATAATCAAGTCAGCCTTATGAAGAACTATATGGAGTTGACAGAAATGTACTACGTTTTAAGTCATATCGGAAACTTATTGGGCGATGCGGAATTGACAACGGAATCTTTGTTTGGAAA AGCGGCAGCCGGCGACGCGGTACTCTCCGGTCGATTGACCGTGATGTGTGGGGTCGTGCGGAGAAGCAGATGTTTTCCTTTCGAAATCATGCTCTGGAGAGTCTCACGCGGTAACATATATTACCGTCAAGCGCCCGAGGACGCTATCCTGCACGATCCGCAAACT gGACAAGAGATTCGTAAAGTCGCGTTCTTGGCTATATTTCAAGGGGAAGCTTTGAATGCGAGGATGGAGAAGGTCTGCAGCGGGTTCAGGGTTAATATCTACCCATGTCCCGAAACACTGGACGAAAGAATGGATATGTTACATAAGCTAGATATTAGGATTGGAGACTTAGAGAAG GTAATCAAAAAAACCAAATACCACAGATGCAAAGCCCTGCGTACGGTTGCCAAACAATGGCAGGCGTGGTTgtgccaaataaaaaaatctaaagcGATCTATCACACGATGAATATGTTTTCCCTCGATATAACTAGAAAGTGTCTCATCGGTCAATGTTGGGTTCCTGATATGGATCTGCCTGGCATTCGTGAGATGTTGGAGACGTGCTCg GAGGAAATGGAGAGTAATGTATCGTCGTTCATATCCGTAACTGAGACACAAGAAGAGCCACCAACATATCATCGCACTAATAAGTTTACTAAAGGTTTTCAAGCGTTAATCAATGCATATGGTGATTCAACGTATGGTGAACTTAATCCAG GTCtatacacagttataacatttccCTTTCTGTTCTCTGTGATGTTTGGCGATGTGTGCCATGGGGTGATATTGTTGTCGTTCGCCGGTTGGATGGTGTCAGTGGAGAAAAAGCATATGGGGCGGCCGTCCTCGAACGAAATATGGAATATATTCTTTGGCG GACGTTATGTTATCCTAATGATGGGCTTGTTTACACTTTTCACCGGATTCCTGTACAacgtatatttttctaaatccaTCACCTTAATGACGCCGTATTGGAAGAACACCTTTAGCAAAGAGGATATCGAGCAGAGTCAATATTTAACGTTGAACCCGGTGTTTGAAACCAACCATCCATATGTCTTTGGCGTGGATCCCCTATGGGCG ttggcgaaaaataaaatcatgtacTTGAATTCATTGAAGATGAAGCTCTCTATAATTATCGGAATTGTTCATATGATATTTGGATTATCTTTAAGTCTTTTCAATCACCT ctacTTTAAACGCCACTACGCTATCTATTTGCAATTTATACCTCAAATGATGTTTTTATGTGGTCTCTTCTTTTGGTTggttatattaatgtatatgaaGTGGTATATGTTCAGTGGAAAATcaa CTGACATAAAGACAGGTGCGGGTTGTGCTCCATTGATTTTGATTCTGTTCATTGACATGGTATTAATATCCACCTCGAAGCCAGTTGAAGAAGAATGTGATGCTTACATGTTCGAAGGTCAAGAGGGCTTTCAGAGAATGCTCGTTATTATATCCTTGCTTTGCGTTCCTATTATACTGTTTGGTTCCCCagtatatttgaataacattaataagaaGAAGAGGGAAGAGGCTAtg aaaaaaatcaGCCAGTTTCGCAGATACCAAAGGCGAGACTCGGATAAAAAAGAGGAGGCGTTAATTCTAGCTGAACTTGCTAAATATTCGCACTCTTTCGGCGAACTTATGATACATCAAGCCGTTCATACTATTGAGTTTGTTCTTAGTACTATTTCTCATACGGCTTCATACCTCAGGTTGTGGGCGTTGTCTTTGGCTCATGAAC agtTATCAGAAATGTTATGGATAATGATTTTAGCGAAATTGGCACTACGAGATACGTCAGTCAGTGGTGGGATAAAGCTTTTCTTCATATTTGCCATCTGGGCGGTATTTACGTTATCTATACTGGTAGTTATGGAAGGGCTGTCGGCTTTCTTACACACTCTTCGATTGCATTG GGTCGAGTTTATGAGTAAATTCTATACTGGAAGCGGATATCCTTTTAAACCGTTCTCATTTAGAGCTTTGCTCTACGGGGACAGCAAAGATGACAAGCCTGATGCAATTTGCAAGAAAAGGGTCAAAAGTGAACGTTAA
- the LOC119835713 gene encoding uncharacterized protein LOC119835713, giving the protein MPLRKVVKGTPSEVLPAEGLLYHDKDVLTPCQKECTARLGMTMQLEQEAYLSQHPEIRALLEIFVGKISRTNKRKGILKEAAEHFTRPVEQLDAEIRKHLSLPQKDQYIKVKGHTFVYNDSALVNDLIGIINTNFPPEPMHIPTPTVSSVNTASSSFISIMTSDTTLPTPEPIPTPEPTLSEHFFGLVSNTVDKAIFLHVDDGALRYDTAYVELKKAVEEAMEIPVIEIKEDIAELYFNAYKMFEMDIMEKERIAAEIAWEKRMRKKMKRTLRRLDNFKGYATPPTPKSEISSHESYKKPPPKPCVCHPQVHYNRYPKDRFGIYLPRETEFCDGNVTVTPAISLESVAGEETEEIVDAKSIVSKRSATSAKSAVSKKTTFKD; this is encoded by the exons ATGCCGTTAAGAAAAGTGGTGAAAGGTACACCTTCGGAGGTGTTGCCTGCTGAAGGACTATTGTATCATGATAAAGATGTACTCACACCTTGCCAAAAGGAATGCACCGCGCGACTGGGTATGACAATGCAATTGGAACAGGAGGCATATTTATCACAACATCCAGAG ATCCGAGCATTGTTGGAAATATTTGTTGGGAAAATATCACGCACGAATAAAAGAAAAGGTATTCTGAAAGAAGCCGCAGAACACTTTACAAGGCCTGTCGAGCAACTCGATGCAGAAATACGAAAACACCTTAGCTTGCCACAAAAGGACCAGTATATAAAGGTTAAAGG TCATACATTTGTTTACAATGACAGCGCGCTTGTGAATGATTTAAttggtataataaataccaacTTTCCTCCAGAACCGATGCATATACCGACACCAACAGTTTCGTCTGTCAACACTGCTTCGTCCtcattcatttcaataatgaCTTCTGATACCACATTGCCCACGCCAG AGCCTATTCCAACACCGGAACCGACGTTGTCGGAGCACTTTTTCGGATTGGTATCCAACACGGTGGATAAAGCAATATTTCTTCACGTGGACGATGGAGCCTTGCGTTATGACACCGCATACGTAGAATTAAAAAAGGCCGTGGAAGAAGCTATGGAGATACCAGTCATTGAAATAAAGGAAGATATTGCGGAACTGTATTTTAATGCTTATAAAATGTTCGAGATGGATATCATGGAAAAGGAACGTATCG CGGCTGAAATCGCTTGGGAAAAGAGAATGCGTAAGAAAATGAAGAGGACGCTAAGACGACTGGATAATTTTAAAG GCTATGCAACTCCACCGACACCAAAAAGCGAAATTTCGTCACACGAGAGCTATAAGAAGCCTCCACCCAAACCGTGCGTGTGTCACCCGCAAGTCCATTACAACCGCTATCCTAAG GATCGTTTTGGTATATACTTACCTCGCGAAACGGAATTCTGTGACGGCAACGTCACAGTAACACCAGCGATATCTCTGGAAAGTGTGGCTGGCGAGGAAACGGAAGAAATTGTTGACGCTAAGTCAATCGTTAGCAAAAGGTCTGCGACCTCTGCTAAAAGTGCTGTCAGTAAAAAGACCACCTTTAAGGACTAA
- the LOC119835715 gene encoding ATP synthase subunit beta, mitochondrial-like, whose protein sequence is MSSMLSVKILEWSVFAKKGIQLLNNIDKRYKAKSIKIIDSELSTSNSNKTNAVKVPKKLNLKGVSSTKANGSSRKSLGKVGACVYLNNPKAKYSTSSKKNQDSKPDKPPDKPPGTALTGIAPKSPAGGAKGKIIAVIGAVVDVQFDKELPPILNALEVPGRKPRLVLEVAQHLGERTVRTIAMDGTEGLVRGQPVVDTGAPITIPVGEPLLGRIINVIGEPIDERGPIQTDQFAPIHADAPPFVEMSVEQEILVTGIKVVDLLAPYVKGGKIGLFGGAGVGKTVLIMELINNVAKAHGGFSVFAGVGERTREGNDLYNEMKVGGVIKDDYKQSKVALVYGQMNEPPGARARVALTGLTLAEHFRDKEGQDVLLFVDNIFRFTQAGSEVSALLGRIPSAVGYQPTLATDMGTMQERITTTTTGSITSVQAVYVPADDLTDPAPATTFAHLDATTVLSRAIAELGVYPAVDPLDSTSRVMDPNIIGPEHYGVARGVQKILQDYKSLQDIIAILGMDELSEDDKLTVARARKIQRFLSQPFQVAEVFTGHVGKMVKLEETIKGFKRILGGELDHIPEAAFYMVGTIEDVIAKSQSLAKS, encoded by the coding sequence atgtcttcAATGCTTTCTGTGAAAATTTTAGAATGGAGTGTTTTTGCGAAAAAAGGAATtcaactattaaataatattgacaaGCGGTATAAAGCAAAATCAATTAAGATAATTGACTCAGAACTTTCTACTTCCAACTCGAACAAAACGAATGCAGTAAAAGTGCCAAAAAAATTGAACCTAAAAGGCGTAAGTAGCACTAAGGCTAACGGGAGCTCCAGGAAGTCCCTCGGAAAAGTTGGCGCatgtgtgtatttaaataatcctaAGGCAAAATATTCCACAAGCagcaaaaaaaatcaagataGTAAACCCGACAAACCTCCTGATAAGCCACCAGGCACGGCATTAACTGGAATTGCACCCAAATCACCTGCAGGTGGAGCGAAGGGAAAAATTATAGCAGTGATTGGTGCTGTTGTAGATGTACAGTTTGATAAAGAATTACCACCAATTTTAAACGCTCTCGAAGTTCCCGGGCGGAAACCTCGTTTGGTTCTTGAGGTAGCACAACATCTAGGAGAACGAACAGTTCGAACAATTGCTATGGATGGCACGGAAGGTTTAGTTCGTGGACAACCTGTAGTAGATACTGGAGCACCCATTACTATCCCCGTCGGTGAGCCTCTTTTAGGCAGGATAATTAACGTTATAGGTGAACCTATTGATGAACGGGGACCTATTCAAACTGATCAATTTGCACCCATTCATGCAGATGCACCTCCGTTTGTAGAAATGTCAGTCGAACAAGAAATTCTTGTCACAGGTATAAAAGTAGTTGATTTATTAGCGCCATATGTAAAAGGCGGTAAGATTGGACTATTTGGTGGTGCAGGTGTGGGCAAAACAGTATTAATCATGGAACTCATTAACAACGTTGCCAAAGCCCATGGTGGTTTTTCTGTATTTGCTGGAGTAGGAGAACGCACGCGTGAAggtaatgatttatataatgaaatgaaagttGGTGGGGTTATTAAAGATGACTATAAGCAGTCCAAGGTAGCTTTAGTTTATGGGCAGATGAATGAACCACCTGGAGCAAGAGCTCGTGTAGCTTTAACAGGATTAACGTTAGCCGAACATTTTAGAGATAAAGAGGGTCaagatgttttattattcgtgGACAATATCTTCAGATTTACCCAAGCTGGTTCTGAGGTATCAGCTTTACTTGGTCGTATTCCGTCTGCAGTAGGTTATCAACCAACGTTAGCAACTGACATGGGTACGATGCAAGAGCGAATTACAACAACGACCACCGGCTCTATTACAAGTGTACAAGCTGTTTACGTCCCGGCTGATGACTTAACAGATCCTGCTCCAGCAACTACATTCGCTCATCTAGACGCTACGACAGTACTATCACGTGCTATTGCTGAATTGGGAGTATATCCAGCTGTTGATCCCTTGGATTCTACATCGAGAGTCATGGACCCGAATATAATCGGCCCTGAACACTACGGAGTTGCTAGAGGTgtgcaaaaaatattacaagatTACAAATCGTTGCAAGATATTATTGCTATATTGGGTATGGACGAATTATCTGAAGACGATAAGCTGACTGTAGCACGTGCTCGTAAAATACAACGATTTCTCTCCCAACCTTTCCAAGTAGCTGAAGTTTTTACCGGACATGTTGGCAAAATGGTTAAACTAGAAGAAACAATTAAAGggtttaaaagaattttaggCGGAGAACTTGACCACATACCAGAAGCAGCTTTCTATATGGTGGGCACTATTGAAGATGTTATTGCTAAATCGCAATCTTTAGCAAAGTcctaa